A stretch of Bos taurus isolate L1 Dominette 01449 registration number 42190680 breed Hereford chromosome 5, ARS-UCD2.0, whole genome shotgun sequence DNA encodes these proteins:
- the AMIGO2 gene encoding amphoterin-induced protein 2 precursor, translated as MSLRLHALPTLPGVVRPGCKQLLCLLVITMTVSRGASGVCPTACICATDIVSCTNKNLSRVPGNLFRLIKRLDLSYNRIGLLDSEWIPVSLVKLNTLIIRHNNITSISTDSFSTTPNLKCLDLSSNKLKTVKSAVFQELKVLEVLLLYNNHISYLDPSAFGGLSQLQKLYLSGNFLTQFPMDLYVGRFKLAELMFLDVSYNRISSLPMHHINLVPGKQLRGIFLHGNPFVCDCSLYSLLIFWYRRHFSSVMDFKNDYTCRLWSDTRHFHQVLLLQDSFLNCSDSIINSSFRALGFIHEAQVGERLMVHCDGKTGRANTDFMWVGPDNRVLEPDKEMENFHVFPNGSLVIESPRFEDAGVYSCVAMNRQRLLNETVDVTINVSNFTINKSHAHEAFNTAFTTLAACVASIVLVLLYLYLTPCPCKCKHKRRKNMLNQSNVHASILTSGPDSDAPTDERKAGAGKRVVFLEPLKDTAAGQNGKVRLFPSETVIAEGILKSTRVKSDSDSVNSVFSDTPFVAST; from the coding sequence ATGTCTTTACGTTTACACGCACTGCCCACCCTGCCTGGAGTTGTCAGACCGGGCTGCAAGCAACTGCTGTGTTTGTTGGTTATCACGATGACTGTGAGCCGTGGCGCCTCCGGGGTGTGCCCCACTGCTTGCATCTGTGCCACTGACATCGTCAGCTGCACCAACAAAAATCTGTCCAGGGTGCCTGGGAACCTTTTCAGGCTGATCAAGAGACTGGATCTGAGTTACAACAGAATTGGGCTTCTAGATTCTGAGTGGATTCCTGTATCGTTGGTAAAGCTGAACACCCTCATTATTCGGCACAACAACATCACGAGCATTTCCACGGACAGTTTTTCCACCACTCCAAATCTGAAGTGTCTTGACTTGTCATCCAACAAGCTGAAGACCGTGAAAAGTGCAGTGTTCCAAGAGCTGAAGGTTCTGGAAGTGCTCCTGCTTTACAACAATCACATTTCCTATCTGGATCCTTCAGCGTTTGGAGGGCTCTCCCAACTGCAAAAACTGTACTTAAGTGGAAACTTTCTCACGCAGTTTCCCATGGATTTGTATGTTGGAAGGTTCAAGCTGGCAGAACTGATGTTTCTAGATGTTTCTTATAACCGGATCTCCTCTCTGCCAATGCATCATATAAATTTAGTGCCAGGAAAGCAACTGAGAGGTATCTTCCTTCATGGAAACCCCTTTGTCTGTGACTGTTCTCTCTACTCCTTGCTGATCTTTTGGTACCGTAGGCACTTCAGCTCAGTGATGGATTTTAAGAATGATTATACCTGTCGCCTATGGTCTGACACTAGGCACTTCCATCAGGTGCTTCTGCTCCAGGATAGCTTCCTGAACTGCTCTGACAGTATCATCAATAGTTCCTTCCGTGCCCTTGGCTTTATTCACGAGGCTCAGGTCGGGGAAAGGCTGATGGTCCACTGTGACGGCAAGACTGGTAGGGCAAATACCGATTTCATGTGGGTCGGTCCAGATAACAGAGTGCTGGAGCCCGATAAGGAGATGGAAAACTTTCATGTGTTTCCCAATGGAAGCCTGGTTATAGAAAGTCCTCGTTTTGAGGATGCTGGAGTGTATTCCTGTGTTGCAATGAATCGGCAACGTCTGTTAAATGAAACTGTGGATGTTACAATAAACGTGAGCAATTTCACCATAAACAAATCCCATGCACACGAGGCATTTAACACAGCTTTTACCACTCTTGCAGCCTGCGTGGCCAGCATTGTTTTGGTACTTCTGTACCTCTATCTGACACCATGTCCCTGCAAGTGTAAACACAAGAGACGAAAAAATATGCTAAACCAAAGCAATGTCCATGCATCTATTCTCACTTCCGGCCCTGATAGTGATGCCCCCACTGATGAACGGAAGGCAGGGGCCGGGAAAAGAGTAGTGTTTTTGGAACCCCTGAAGGATACTGCAGCAGGGCAGAATGGGAAAGTCAGGCTCTTTCCCAGTGAAACGGTCATAGCTGAGGGCATCTTAAAGTCCACGAGGGTGAAATCCGACTCAGATTCAGTCAATTCAGTGTTTTCAGACACACCCTTTGTGGCGTCCACTTAA